The Panicum virgatum strain AP13 chromosome 5K, P.virgatum_v5, whole genome shotgun sequence genome has a window encoding:
- the LOC120709009 gene encoding urease accessory protein UreE-like: protein MAYYSESGYCAEDVMRRPHAEPGYYHGEGGERYAVRKEYEEIDEVARAGRGHYGHLGRSGSHHHHVGHGGHEGSCHGHLGGEYREQQHLHGHGHGGRHYDACESRRYDSCTGQYYA, encoded by the coding sequence ATGGCTTACTACTCGGAGTCGGGCTACTGCGCGGAGGACGTGATGAGGAGGCCGCACGCCGAGCCGGGGTACTaccacggcgagggcggcgagcgCTACGCCGTCCGCAAGGAGTACGAGGAGATCGACGAGGTGGCGCGCGCCGGCAGGGGCCACTACGGCCACCTCGGCCGCAgcggcagccaccaccaccacgtcggCCATGGCGGACACGAGGGGTCGTGCCACGGGCACCTCGGCGGCGAATATCGCGAGCAGCAGCACctgcacggccacggccacggcggtCGCCACTACGACGCGTGCGAGAGCAGGCGCTACGACTCGTGTACCGGCCAGTACTACGCTTGA